TCGAGGACGAGCCCCGGCGTGACGCGTTCGGTCGCGCTGCCGCGGATGCCGGCGGTTCCGAACAGGTCCATACCGGACCGTCCGCGGCGGTCCCCAAGACTCCCTCGGTCCGGGACGCCGACCGTGCGAACGTTCAAGCGTGGTGACGGGGGCAGTCCCGTCGATGCGCTGAACGCGGCCCCGGCGCGCGAGCGGGTGTGCGACGGCACGCGCCGGGAGACGGAACACGGGCCGACGCCGTCGCCTGTCAGCACCTCGTCGAGCCGCGGCCGTCGGGATCTGACGGGCGTCGCCCCCGCGGTTCGACGGGTCGTCTGCGCCGGCGACGGGGTCGACAGACCGAGCCGGCGCCGCCGATCAGATCCCGTCGGCGGCGGTGCTCACCAGCCAGATCCCCGCCGCCATCGTCGCTCCCCCGACGACGAAGCCCGGGCCGATCGCCTCCCCGAGCAGCGCGGCCCCGAGCGCCGTGCCGACGAGCGGTTGGGCGAAGAAGAACGCCGCGACGGTGCCCGCCGACACCGTCTCCAGCCCCTTGTACCAGAGGTACCACGCCGCCGCCGTCGAACCGAGGCCGAGGTACGCGACCGCCAGCAGCGCGCCCGGCGACGCCATCGCCGCGAGCGGCGGCGCCCGCACCGCCAGCTCCGCTGCCGACAGCGCCGCCAGCGGCGGCAGGGAGGCGAGACAGGAGTACGTCGCCGCCGTCAGCGCCGAGTACTTCCGCACGAGGGGCACCCCCCAGACGGTGTAGCCGGCCCACGCGATGCTCGCGAGAACGAGCGCGCCCACGCCGGCGACGTTTCCGCCGCCGAGGCGCGTCAGGTCGTACTGCCCCGCGAGCACGAGCAGCGTGCCGACGGCCGCGAGCGCCATCCCCCCGCCCGAGCGGCGGGTCACCTCCTCCCCGAGTACCGCCGCGCCGAGGACGACCGTGAAGACGGGCGTCAACACCGTCAACAGGGATCCCTGGCTGGCGTTCGTCAGCTCCGTGCCGAGGAACTGGCTGGCGATGGTGAGGGCGACCCATCCGCCGAGGAGGGCGAAGCCCCGGTAGTCCGCCCGGTCGACGGCGACGCCGCGGGTGCGGACGACCGCGTAGAGCGCGGCGGCGCCGACGGCGACGCGGAGGAACCCGAGCGTCAGCGGCGGGATCAGGTCGAACCCCCACTTGCTCACGACGTACATCCCGCCCCAGATGGCCGCCGCCAGCAGCGGCGCGAGCGCGAACGCGTACCGGCGCGTGACGGACGCCGCGCTCACGCGTCGGACCCCCCGCGCCCCGCCGAGGCGACGGCGCCCCCGAGGAGCGCCGTTCTGGTTCGAACCGGCATCCCGGGTACAGCGAGATAGCGACGGGTGAAAACGCTTCCCGGATCCCGCCGTCGCCCCCGACCGTCGCCGGCTTTTCGTCCGTCGCCGTCGAACGGGCGTCCATGAGCGACGATGATGGAGACCGCGTCCGGGCACACGTGTTCGTGTCCGGGCGAGTACAGGGGGTCTTCTACCGCGCGAACACCCGCGATGCCGCACGCGATCGCGGCGTCGACGGGTGGGTCCGAAACCTCGACGACGGGCGCGTCGAGGCGGTGTTCGAGGCGCCGCCCGACGCCGTCGAGGGGATGGTCGAGTGGTGTCACACGGGGAGCCCGAGCGCGGTCGTCGAGAACGTCGACGCCGAATACGAGGAGCCGGAGGGCGAGCGGGGCTTCACGATCCGGCGGTAGCGGCCGCGCCGAGTCGGCTCGGCGGCGACAAAGGCCGCCGAGCCACCGGAGGACCGACCGGGACGCGATCGGATCGTCGGCGAGCGTCGTCACGCGACACCCGGCGTCAGTCTGCGCCCGTCGCTTCCGTCCGGTCACCGCCGCCGAGGAACGGCACCGAGAGCCCGGACTCCGCTTCGACCGGCTTCGTCGGGTCGTGACCCTTGAGGCCGTCCCAAATGACCAGCGCCGACGGGAGCACCAGCATCGACGTGACGAACGAGTAGAGGATCGACAGCGCGGTGAGGGTGCCGAACTGGCCGAGGATGCTCAACACCGAGAACACGAGCACGCCGATGCCCGTCGTCGTCGTGAGCATGCTCCCGAGGAGCGCGCCGCCGGTCCCGCGGACGGTCCGCTCCAGCGCGGTGACGAGGTCGTGTTCGCCGCGTTCGTCGATGAACCGGTGGACGACGTGGACCGAGTAGTCGATCCCCAGGCCGATGGTCAACGAGAGGATCGTCGCCGTGAACGCGTTGAACGCGATGCCCGCGAGCCGCATCGTCGCCGCCACCAGCGCCACCGACGCGACGATCGGGATAGTGTTGACGAGGCCGAGCGACGGCAGCCCCTCGATGAGGCCGTAGATGACCAGCAGGAAGACCACGGTGAGCGAGAGCGCCACGGCGAGGCTCTGGACGGCGGAGGTGAAGATCAGGTCCGAGACGGCGGCGAACACCACGGTGCTGCCCGTGGCGACCGCGACGCCGCTGGTGTCGCGATAGCGGTCCGCGACCGAACGCCCGTCGGCCGTCACGGCCGACTGGTCGGCGTCCGCCTCGGTCGAGTACACCACCTGCGTGCTCCGGCGGTCCTCGGAGAGGTACTGCAACGCCTGCTCGCGCGAGGACGACGACAGCAGGTAGTCGTAGATCTCATCGAGGTTGTCGTCGGGAACGCCGTTCGCGTTCCGGTCGTTCCGCTCGACGAGTCGACGGAACTCGGGATCGGAGTCCGCCCGCTGCTGGATGACCGTCACGATACTCTGAGATTCCGCGCGCCCGTCCTCGGAGACGAACGTGCTCGGCGGATCGTCGCCCATGCGATGGATCTCCTCCAGCCTCGTCGAGTCCTCCATGTCGCCCTCGACGTAGATCGTGACCGACCCGCCCTGGCTCGCGGTGAACTTCTCCTCGAGGAAGTTGAGCGTCGCGACGGCGGAGTAGTCGCCGGGCGCGAACGGTTCGGGAAGCTCCTCGAGGTACTCGGGCGTCTCCTCTGGCGGCAGGAAGTCCTCCTGTGAGAACGACGTGGAGATGCCCGCCGCGTAGCCGCCCGAGACCGCGGTGAGGACGACCACGAGCGCGAGGAACACCCGCGGGGCGCGCTCGCCGACGGAGACGCCGACGCGGAGCGCGCTCGCGAGGCCGCTCCCCTCTGCGCCGAGCGGCGCCTGGGAGAACGTCGGGATCGGGATGGAATCGCGACGCTGGTCGATCAGCACCTTCGCCGCCGGCAGGAACACGCCGAACAGCAGGAACGTGAACAGGATGCCGGCGGCCGCGACCAGCCCGAACTCCCGGATCGGCGCCAGGTCGGACGTGAGGTTCGCGAGGAAGCCGATGACCGTCGTTCCCGTCACGATGAAGAACGCCACGAGGAGCTGGCGCACCGCCAGGTTCATCGCCTCCTCCACGCCGTGTCCCTCAGCCCGGTCCTCCCGGTACCGGTTCACCGCGTGGATGCCGAAGTCGATCCCGACCGCCAAGAGCAGCGGCGGCACCGAGATCATCATCTGACTGAACGGGATCCCGACGAGTCCGAGGAACCCGAACGTCCACACGACAGCGAGTAGCAGCGAGAACGAACCGAGCAGGAGGTCGATGAGATCGCGGTAGGCGACGATCAGGAAGCCGATGATCAACAGGACCGCCGCGGGCGTGACGATGAGCAGCGAGTCGGTGATCACCGACGAGAACTCCGCGGAGATGATCCCCGAGCCGAAGACGGTGATGTCGCCGCCGACGGTGTCGACGACGCGCTGGCTCCGGAGCTGGATGTCGGTCAGCGGGCTGGATCCGCTCTGTCCGGCCGCCGCGCCGCCGCCGCCGGCGCCCGGTATCTCGTGCGTGACGACGCCGATCGTGGCCGACGCCGACGCCGACTCGGCGTTGAAGTCGTCTGACACCCCGCCGGTGAACGCCGGGTTGTCGGCGTTCTCACGCACCGCCCGGTCGATCTCCGTGGGCGTCGCCCGTTCGAGCGCGCGGATCTGCGCCTCGGTCGTGGTCGCGTCCGGGTCGATCGTTCGCGCGACCGTCGCCGCCGGGGAGGAGACGCCGACCACGCGCAAGCCGTCCGTCCCCTGAAGCCGGTCTTGCGCCTCGAGCATCCGAAGCATCGCCGGCTTCGAGAGGACGTTCCGGTCCCGCTGGACGAGCTGCGTCGAGCCGGTGTCCTCGGAGAACGACGGGCCGAACTCCCGCTGGATGTCCGAGAGGGCCTCCTCGGCGGGGATCCCCGAGGTGAACTGCTCGGTCCCGGCGGCCGTCGAGACGTTCGCCAGCCCGCCGGCGAACACCAGCGTGAGCAGCAGGAACGCCACGACGATCCGCCCGGGACGCTCCGTGATCTCCGCGGCGACCGCGGCGGCGAGCCCCTCGTCGGTCATCTGTTGCGCCGGAGGTAGACGGCGCCGACGAGCCCGAGGGCGACGAC
This genomic stretch from Halobaculum roseum harbors:
- a CDS encoding efflux RND transporter permease subunit, translated to MTDEGLAAAVAAEITERPGRIVVAFLLLTLVFAGGLANVSTAAGTEQFTSGIPAEEALSDIQREFGPSFSEDTGSTQLVQRDRNVLSKPAMLRMLEAQDRLQGTDGLRVVGVSSPAATVARTIDPDATTTEAQIRALERATPTEIDRAVRENADNPAFTGGVSDDFNAESASASATIGVVTHEIPGAGGGGAAAGQSGSSPLTDIQLRSQRVVDTVGGDITVFGSGIISAEFSSVITDSLLIVTPAAVLLIIGFLIVAYRDLIDLLLGSFSLLLAVVWTFGFLGLVGIPFSQMMISVPPLLLAVGIDFGIHAVNRYREDRAEGHGVEEAMNLAVRQLLVAFFIVTGTTVIGFLANLTSDLAPIREFGLVAAAGILFTFLLFGVFLPAAKVLIDQRRDSIPIPTFSQAPLGAEGSGLASALRVGVSVGERAPRVFLALVVVLTAVSGGYAAGISTSFSQEDFLPPEETPEYLEELPEPFAPGDYSAVATLNFLEEKFTASQGGSVTIYVEGDMEDSTRLEEIHRMGDDPPSTFVSEDGRAESQSIVTVIQQRADSDPEFRRLVERNDRNANGVPDDNLDEIYDYLLSSSSREQALQYLSEDRRSTQVVYSTEADADQSAVTADGRSVADRYRDTSGVAVATGSTVVFAAVSDLIFTSAVQSLAVALSLTVVFLLVIYGLIEGLPSLGLVNTIPIVASVALVAATMRLAGIAFNAFTATILSLTIGLGIDYSVHVVHRFIDERGEHDLVTALERTVRGTGGALLGSMLTTTTGIGVLVFSVLSILGQFGTLTALSILYSFVTSMLVLPSALVIWDGLKGHDPTKPVEAESGLSVPFLGGGDRTEATGAD
- a CDS encoding DMT family transporter → MYVVSKWGFDLIPPLTLGFLRVAVGAAALYAVVRTRGVAVDRADYRGFALLGGWVALTIASQFLGTELTNASQGSLLTVLTPVFTVVLGAAVLGEEVTRRSGGGMALAAVGTLLVLAGQYDLTRLGGGNVAGVGALVLASIAWAGYTVWGVPLVRKYSALTAATYSCLASLPPLAALSAAELAVRAPPLAAMASPGALLAVAYLGLGSTAAAWYLWYKGLETVSAGTVAAFFFAQPLVGTALGAALLGEAIGPGFVVGGATMAAGIWLVSTAADGI
- a CDS encoding acylphosphatase, which produces MSDDDGDRVRAHVFVSGRVQGVFYRANTRDAARDRGVDGWVRNLDDGRVEAVFEAPPDAVEGMVEWCHTGSPSAVVENVDAEYEEPEGERGFTIRR